DNA sequence from the Salvelinus alpinus chromosome 7, SLU_Salpinus.1, whole genome shotgun sequence genome:
ctttgacaatttccccgggccttcctctgacactgcctgttatagaggtcctggatggcagggagctccgccgcagtgatgtactgggccatccgCACCACCCTATGTAGCGCTTGCGACCGAGGGCGATGCAACCAggcaagatgctctcgatggtgcagctgtagaagtttTGAAGGATCTATGgggccatgccaaatcttttcaacctcctgagtggGAAGAGGCGCTGTCGCACCTTCTTTGCGACTCTGCTGGTGTGATAGGACCACATTAAGtccttggtgatgtggacacagatgaacttgaagctctcgacctgatGAATGAGTGAATGTGTATACTCTGTGGGTGTTTTGGTTTATAGTGGCTGGTTCAATTTGTGTGTATAAGATGCTAGTACAATgtgtttaactctctctctcccctctagctGGGTGGGCTTTGAGCACCATGATTTCCAGGGCCAGCAGTTCatcctggagagaggagagtacccCCACTGGGACGCCTACAGCGGCTCCCTGTCCTACCACGTGGAGCGTCTCATGTCCCTGCGTCCCATCTATTGTGCTGTGAGTAaagtgtgagaggagagagagaaagagagatgtgaaAGTGTATCAATGCATTTTTGGGCCAAACAGATACATTCTATTAGGGCCTTCTCCTTGagaaaacccccccaaaaatattgGAATATGATcatctttgtgtgtgtatatgtaacagtcctctctctctcagtcccacATGAGCAGTCGTATGATGATCTTTGAGAGAGAGAACTTCATGGGCCGCAGTGTTGAGCTGTGTGACGACTACCCATCCCTGCAGGCCATGGGCTGGTCCATGCCCGAGGTCGGCTCCATGCACGTGCAGTGTGGCGCGTAAGTTAGCCTCTATTATTcaccgcaaacacacacacacacgcaacgtGTGAGCAAACAGCTGTGGAAGCTGTGGTTTCATCCTTTGCGCACACCATTGATACACATGCCAGAGACACCAAAACGCAGTGTTACTTAATATCCCATATCTTTTCCCTCAGCTTTGTGTGCTACCAGTACCCCGGCTACAGGGGCCAGCAGTACATCATGGAGTGTGAGAGACACAGTGGAGACTACCAGCACTGGAAGAACTGGGGCTCCCACTGCCAGACCCCCCAGATCCAGTCTATCCGCCGTATCCAGCATTAAGAGGGGCTAGTAGAGGCTGAGAGGCCCACGGACAGCAACCCCTAGCCCAGGCgctgctctacccccccccctacccTGACAGGAAGAGCAGTCGCCCCTAACTACCGATTCACCACGTACCACTGACACTCACAGCCGCGCCAAGGTACGATAACAGACTATATCGCACTGTAAAAGCACaggaacacgcacacacatactgacatgaCTGACACTCACAGACGTACctatactgatataacacacaCCGTGTCTTTTACCAGGTTAAAGCacccgcacacagacacacacacctgcgcTGTTCTACCTGAACCCCCCAACCCCTCTGTCCAAGTCACCTGGGCTGAGCGGGGAGCCAAGCCACACACCGTGCTCGAACCAGAGGAGACGTCAACGTATCCTCAGAAAACAGTTTCAAGATGGCTGCCTCTGTAGTGCAGCTCTGATGTGATGTGTGTAGGAGTTTGAACCACAGGTTACCTAATAAACTAATGTTCACTTCAGTCGCTCAGGCCTGTCCTatcattgtgtgttgtgtgtgagtgtaggacaggggtctccaaccttatCAAGCATGAGAGCTATTTTGAAAAAATTAAACATGTCGCAAGCTATTCCTTTTTTTTAAGCTTTCAAATATGCATATTTTTCTCTCCCCCGGGTCCTtggtgtacaagagaaagtagtgcactgtttTCTGTCAacatacctggtaaaataatggttcaTAAACAACTCTGAGGGTGGCCCTATAAAAtctatatttaaaaaacaaaccAAATTCAGTTATATATTTGACCAAATTATGTTCTCTGTTGTATTTTTCCTGGTTTTAGAATTTTGGGGGGTTTTCACTC
Encoded proteins:
- the LOC139581198 gene encoding beta-crystallin A1-2-like, with the protein product MWGKSYCARTKALHHGRAPRGALLVSPYKTEAPGSLKSSTRDSVKRVPLPSSSRISAKLGVKMHRTTRSPMMQPLVNSGMGIAPFFKVTVFEQEHFQGKCQEFTSECCNIHECGLDTIRSIRVESGAWVGFEHHDFQGQQFILERGEYPHWDAYSGSLSYHVERLMSLRPIYCASHMSSRMMIFERENFMGRSVELCDDYPSLQAMGWSMPEVGSMHVQCGAFVCYQYPGYRGQQYIMECERHSGDYQHWKNWGSHCQTPQIQSIRRIQH